The following nucleotide sequence is from Lytechinus pictus isolate F3 Inbred chromosome 10, Lp3.0, whole genome shotgun sequence.
gagagagggtggaaTAAAGACAGAAGACACAGGcagacaaagagagagagtgagggtGGAATAAGATCAGAAGACACAGGCggacaaagagagagagtgagtgtGGAATAAAGACAGAAGACACAGGCAGACAAAGAGAGAGATTGAGGGTGGAATAAAGACAGAAGACACAGGCAGACAAAGAGAGAGATTGAGGGTGGAATAAAGTCAGAAGACACAGGCAGACAAAGGGAGAAAGAGGGTGGACTAAAGTCAGAAGACACAGGcagacaaagagagagagggagggtggAATAAAGACAGAAGACACAGACACAGGCAGACAAAGGGAGAAAGAGGGTGGAATAAAATCAGAAGACACAGGCAGACAAAGACAGAGAGTGAGGAAGTGAGGGTGGAATGAAGACAGAAGACACAGGCagacaaagagagagaatgaggtTGGAATAAAGACTGAAGACACAGGcagacaaagagagagagtgagggtGGAATAAAGTCAGAAGACACAGGTAGACAAAGAGAGTGAGAGGGTGGAATAAAGTCAGAAGACACATGTAGACAAAGAGAGTGAGAGGGTGGAATAAAGTCAGAAGACACAGGCAGACAAAGGGAGAAAGAGGGTGGAATAAAGTCAGAAGACACAGGCAGACAAAGAGAGAGATTGAGGGTGGAATAAAGACAGAAGACTCAGGCAGACAAAAAGAGTGGGTGAGGGTGGAATAAAGTCAGAAGACACAGGcagacaaagagagagagagagagtgagggtGGAATAAAGTCAGAAGACACAGGCGGACAAAGACAGAGAGTGAGCTAGGAAGTGAGGGTGGAATGAAGACAGAAGACTCAGGCAGACAAAGAGAGTGAGTGAGTGTGGAATAAAGACAGAAGACACAGGcagacaaagagagagagtgaaataaAGACAGAAGACACCAggcagacagagagagagagtgagggtGGAATAAGGTCAGAAGACACAGGcggacaaagagagagagagggtggaaTAAAGTCAGAAGACACAGGcagacaaagagagagagagagagagggtggaaTAAAGACAGAAGACTCAGGcagacaaagagagagagagaaagagagtgagtGAGGGTGGAATAAAGTCTGAAGACACAGGcagacaaagagagagagggggtgaaaTCTCTCATTTTGCGTTAATCAGTTTATTTTTTATAGTCTACAGCCCGGGTCTACATATTCTTTATAATGTGTAAAAATTTATCGGCGTGCTCGATCACATGTCATTACAACAACGAAAGTTTCGCAATCAGTTGGATTCCACCTCTCATGTTCAGCCTTTGCATTCAAGAATATTTTCCTGGTGATCCTTTTGAGCATCTCCTCTAATAAACATGTCATAATGGTCCAGAAGCACTAGTTATGAAGACTATACCCCTCGAAATACATTATACACCTCAATATCGATTTTAACTCtgcatgtattttttgttgtctAGGACGCTAAGGTATTTTCATTGTATAGTTTCCTATAGACCCCCTTCTTCTGTCATGCACAAATGCACGATCACTCGGCATACAGGGTATTCACGGTATTCATGGTATTGGGTGATACATAGGGCTATGACGCAATTCAAGTTGTTCAACCagttcatatatttttgttgtctttactaaattttatatatatcattaatataatgaCGATGGCCATCGACAAAATGACATGAAGGTACAATAGTCACGAGTATCACCTCTATCAAGGAACCAAGCTAAGAAATGGTAAGTGATATATTTATTCTTTCCTATCCTGTTTTTAGAAAGTAAAATGTTTTCAATTCCAGTATGATAATATACCATGTCAAAAGTAGACCAATGCAATGTGTTGCAATATGGACCTTGTTAATAGGCCAATACTATCTATATTTTGTAATACATTTCACATTGACAAAATTTagtgtaaattatttttttatcagcaAAATATGTTTGGAAGTGTGGAAATGGGCAGTGCTCCATTCATCTGACCGATGACATCACATATTCACTTTTGTTTGGTATGTTATTACTGGAATATTAAATGTTTCGAGTTTCGTAGTTTCAAAGAGAAAGAATCTCTTGATTTAACCACATCAATTTACAGGGATGATGATAATTCCAGATATTTCAAGATGAAACCATGCTGTGttttatattatcataaatgttttatattaatatACACAAGAGAAATAGTATGTGAAATAATCGTTTCCCTATAAATTTTCATACAAACATTTTTTGCGCGGTATATAAAACCTGTTTcctgaaaattaataaaacttgaatattttaaggtattttaatttatacacatgtatatactcGATTTcgattaaattatgatttttcctccatttattcaaatcaacttggtGGACCTGAAATGATTTTTGAACGAATAAGTgcagtacatgcacatgtatatCCAGTATATCTTTACATTAAGTTTTCGGTaatctattttttaaaatttaattgttGGTGATAaacattataattaaaacatcaATATTCCGATAAACTCCAGTATATCGGAGTAGTACTTCTacatgaagaaaaataagaaacaaaatattcagGGCTCGTCGAAACTTAGTTTAACTTTGGGTTATCTAATTGAATATTGAATGAATGTTTTGACGTTGTGGAAAGAACTTTAGATATGCGCaagaaatatcaatgtgtaacaGACCAATAATCAGTAATAGGATATGGATGTAAAGATCGATGGCATaatagaataaaacaaaaaaaacatttgaacaATTCAAACAAGAGATAATTTTTACATAAAACAAACCACCGCGTCACATAGTTAACCATCATTATAAAGTTCCATATTGTTAATTTCCTGAGCTTATGATGGATAAATTCATAGTCAACATATCCCAGAGGTTATTTCCATATAAAGAGCAAAACAGAACATGAGCTGGCATTTTCCAAAGCATCACACCACGGAAAGTATGGGGGTTACCAGGCAGGTTACGCAATGACCATGACGACGTGACAACTTTTCTTCTAGACTACGTCAGAAATATTGCTGAGCATGTTTATCTCTGTATAGTCGGCTCCTTGTGTTGGATAAATCTATCAccatcatttattttcaaagcaCCATTTTAACACAATATTAAGAGtatattttctcctctcctaTTCCATGACACATTTACAGAGCGGACGGGTGTAAAATGTTTCTTTGAAGTACGAGGATCTTGTGGATATCATTCTTTGGATTACAAACGAGAGGATATTCCTTGAGTACTCAGAGCATAAGGTATTATTTTTTGGATTTCTAACGGAGTGTTTAGTAACAGCATCATGGCGATCTTTGTAAATGACCATCATCGTGAAGACAGTTTTTCTAGGCGTCGTCGAATAAACAACATCTACGCTCTACTATGTACAGCTGTCACGGTGTTCGTAGCCGGTATCGTACTCTCTGTCATGACTGGAGTGTCGTACTATGGTGGAAGCATCTGCTCAACCGCAGTTATCCTGTTCTTCGTAGGATTTTTCTTGCTCTTCAAGTACAGGCCAGCCGGACGTGTTACAACGGTGACCATGAGCGGAGGAAATCAGACGACAGTCCAGAGCTCGATGACCCATTCCTATCACCAAAGCATGCAGCATACGGTCAGGACATCGCGCGCACACAGTGTGGTCAGTTTGACCGGTGGGATCAATTCACAAAGGAGAAGCAGTATGACCGATGTCCGGCGGAGTAACAGTATGGCGCGGTTGCAAGATTCTGGTGTGTTGGGATGGGGTGGTGCCCCATCCTCGCAGCCTGTTGATAATGGCTGGATGGCTGGTGGAAGTCAAGGACAACCCGGACAGTATCCGCCTCCTCCTGGGACACAACCAGGAGGCTATACTCAACCAGGAGGCTACACTCAACTAGGACCTGGTCCCACCCAACCAGGAGGCTACACTCAACCTGGACCTTGTCCCACCCAACCAGGAGGTTACACACAACCAGGGCCTGGTCCCTCCCAACCTGGAGGTTACACGAATCCTGGTAGCAACAGACCGTAAGTTTAAATCCCTCCATCCATCTAGAATTCAACTCCAGATTATTTCTCAACTTagctttatttttgtaaattgatttcttgttaTGATTTAACAAAAAGTGTAATAATAAGGAATGCAGTCGAGGGCCGAGATAAATTGATAGgtgttaaaaaaatcatgtaggGGTTCAGACTTATTGAAGAAGATTAAAATCATCTAACCTGGAGCTCTGACAAACATGTAATCACAAACCATCATGATACCGATTTTACCATGATGGTATCGTTTCATCGTCGTCAATTAAAACTGCACTCATTGAAAGTTACCATAATACAGTGCTTCTCTGTCAATCCAAACATAGGATTTGGTGACAGCCTGCGAGATCCTTACTTAATCAATGCTTTATCTCTAAATCAACTGTTCAGGTATGTTGTCATCGTCCATTTATGAATATCTATCTTTCCTTCTCCCTCTGTAATTAGTACCGCTGGAGGATATACTTACCCAGTTGGACCACCGGGGACAGGACCTGGACCTTCATCAGGACCTGACCCATATCCTGGAGCTCCACCTTCCTATGATGATGCAGTCAGACTACAAGGAAAATCATAGCATGGGCATCTATCAGTTCCTGAACTAAATATAAACTTAATCCTAACTAGGGTTGTCTTACCAGTGGAGCTCACCAATTGCGAGCTCAATACATGCGGGATTTGAACAGCTAATAAGAGGAGAGTCATTACATTATTGCATTTCCCGTGTCTTGTAAAATCACATATAGAACATCATGAAGAGATTTTTAGTGAACTACCACCTGACTGACTACTGATTGGAAGTAGATTTTACCGTCTTGTTAGCACTTCATTCTTAGCAGCTTTTCTTCTAGCGGACTTTGCAGTAGTTTTAAGACCAAGTCATGAGATACCAACGTAAAGCAACAAACCTTGAATCAGCgaatttttctctctctctctctttatctaaGTATACCAACCATGTCCagtaaaaatatcaaatcaatataTAGGCAAAACTATATTTTGAAGTGACATGACTGTTGAGAAAATCTAACATGTTAAAGAAGATtgaattttattgaattgttaCATTAATAGGTAAATTCAACttattgcatgttttttttttctttctttttttatgtagggtctttcttttctatttctattaaaTCCAATAACTGGTTTCTTTTTTGCAGTATACAAGGGATCAGCCTAGACAGGCCAACGGCTTATTGCTGATCCCCCACATCCACTGCTACTTAATGTTATTCACTCCTATCTGTCCacttttttacaattgatttatcgtgtattttttttctttgtttctattgtgtatatttgtatgaatatgtttttatattgtatttgtcatttgaatgtttttatgagagatgtgaaataaattgaattgaattgaaaagacATTTTCACTTACATCATTTAAAATAATAGGCTTTGACTCTGCCTAAATCGTATAGATCAAAGCATATTCTAAGATAAATTGTTTGTTGGAGTATGTACTTATGTTGCATCAAAGACTGTAGACCTATTACTTGGACATTATGGAGGTCATCATTATGTATAAagcaataaataaattatacatgtatatattgtaaTTCAGTGACTCAATTTGGATTCTTTATTGGGTGTGATCGTTTTCGTTTGATAATCGGACAGACAATATTGCGGGATTTCAAACAAGAGAGGAACACAAACATACCAATAACATGGGCCTactgcagtggcgtacctaggattttccacaggggggcaaaaccgtccgacgccaaaaaaattgacaagcaaaaaaaaaaaagtcttcaatcacatatataaatgatttcggaccagaaaaaaattgacaagcaaaaaaaaaaaaaaaaggtcttcaagttcgtcaggggggggggcaaaaaagttttcaagctcgtcaggggggcagggatacgtcctttgcatgggttgtgactcgtcaggggggcagactgcccccctgccccccccccccccgtaggtacgctagtggcctACTGTAAGTAGTTccatgcactgcaaaaacaccggtgttgatttaaaaccagcccggaatctatgtatgtccacaccagagaagtgttaagcaacaccagtttcgttttggtctaacaccagataggtgtttatgcaacaccaattagtattaaaacagcatcgcaaactggtgttgtttcaatacttctctggtgttaaatcaacaccggagtttttgcagtgtgccaTCATGCTTGCAGCATGTTTGGAGATTTTTATAGGGGGATATGTgcatttgatattaaaaaagggGGGAATGGAGAGCATGGGTTCATCGAACTGTTGACCATTGGCTTAGATTGAAAACCTTGTCAAGAAGGGTAAAAGATTTcagacaagaaaagaaaagaaaagaaaaggggatcAGAGGTCATCCGGAAGCACTTTCTCGTAAAATATCTGACAAgtaggaaagaaaataaagaaaggttATTTCGTTCAAAACTCTCCGTTATTGtcagacctggggcccgttgcacaaagatttgcgtttaaacgcaagcaaaaaaatcaaacgcaagtcccaaatgcgcgctattgattggttgaaaatcaagttgcgcatgatttttagagttgcgattgattgcaactctttctgcaacgggcccctgccCTAAGTACATGAAGTAGCTAAGTGTCGAGATTATTCACTACATGTCGTCACAATCAAGAATACAAATAAAGCTTGACTGTCTTATCAGGCTAGCCAGTGATAAAAAATGATCAAagaatacacacacaaaaaaaacttccaaataaaaaagttcgTAATAAATGCTCTAGAGAAGTTTGCTCTGATAAAGGTCTGGAAATTCATTTGGCGGAAGCGTTGAGGTGTCAAAAACTCAACATGTCTTTTCAAGAAGGTCGCAGTACGCCCTCATTGACGAAAACCTCAATATTTCTATTTCATGTATTTCGACAATTCTGAATCAATATATGGCCTCTTTCCTTTTCACTCTCATATTCAAATCTATATGGTCTAATCTGTTTATCTACACAATTTCATTGGTATTTATAATTACAGTAATGAGTTTCGGttagaatttttaaaaatgagcaAATATAACGTGAAGTATGAACTCAAAGAATCACAAACTTTCCCTCTAGAGACACAGCCCGCTAGGCTACCTGGTTATGAGTAATACTCATAACAATATCACTTTCCATCCAAAAGTGACGAGTTCTTCGCCTAAATTTTTTGgcaatattcttcattttgcagaaagcagcgagaggatttttttctctctctctcactctctttgcAAGTCGGTAATCATAAGAGAACGTTGTAATGTAAGCGTATGGTTTCACATAAATTGTTTTAACAGTATTGCAGGACGATTAAAAGAAGTATTTGATTTCGCTTGTGAATAAAACGGGCGTTTGTCCCTTGTCCCTGTACTACCGCcactacaatcatgacaatacgCATTAATAAGTGGGAGTGGCGTGGTTGGGATGAGGGAAAACAGTTTCTGATcagcaaaaacaaaaagaggTGAAATGTCACACTCTAAAAATtgtacccaatattgggtaaaaatgggaacatgctttttggttgggtaaaaagatatttacaatagtttgtaaattttacgcaatgttgcactgaaatagcccaatatggggtaacaAAAagacccagcaaacatgcataataataataattattattattatcattatttttattattattgttattatttttattattattatcaatattattattattattataacgcagttcttgtacagcgtatatcacattatgtcataactcctatgcgcttccaaaggacttggttattattaccctggcttgaGCACCGCAGCCTTTTAAAAGGAATttattcctgccaggtacccattcatctcacctgggttgagtgcagcacaatgtagatgaatttattgctgaaggaaattacgccatggctgggattcgaacccaacacgaccctctgtttcaaagtcagaagactaatccacttggccacaagtccacaacgctccatgttccctttctacccaatactGGTTAAATTTTACTCAGCATTTCTAAAGTGAATCGATTGTCACTTTCGTGAGCTTTAACATTTTCACTCTGTCCACCCTGTTCCCAAACTGCCTGCCCCCCCCGCCCACCCCCAAACTCGCACACCATCAGGTACGCAGGTGGATGTTAGAGTAGCcgaatttttacagatttgacaataaagaccaacttgactgaaccataaaatgtttaacaatggtaattccacaagttcaggtgaaataa
It contains:
- the LOC129269254 gene encoding basic proline-rich protein-like, encoding MAIFVNDHHREDSFSRRRRINNIYALLCTAVTVFVAGIVLSVMTGVSYYGGSICSTAVILFFVGFFLLFKYRPAGRVTTVTMSGGNQTTVQSSMTHSYHQSMQHTVRTSRAHSVVSLTGGINSQRRSSMTDVRRSNSMARLQDSGVLGWGGAPSSQPVDNGWMAGGSQGQPGQYPPPPGTQPGGYTQPGGYTQLGPGPTQPGGYTQPGPCPTQPGGYTQPGPGPSQPGGYTNPGSNRPTAGGYTYPVGPPGTGPGPSSGPDPYPGAPPSYDDAVRLQGKS